TCTAAGACGCCATGCTCGCCCGGATCGCCGCTTTCGCCTGCCTGCTATCCTCCCTCTGCGCAGCCCAAACCTACCGCCCCTCGGGCGAGAAGCCGCCCATGCCTGCCCGCGAATTCCGCGCCGCGTGGGCCGCCGTCGTTCACAACATCGACTGGCCCAGTAAGAAAGGCCTCTCCTCCGCCAGCCAGCAGGCGGAGATGCGCGCCATCCTCGACCGCATGGCCTCGCTGAACATGAACGCCCTGATCCTGCAGGTGCGCCCGCATAGCGATGCCGTCTACCAGTCGTCCAAGGAGCCGTGGAGCCCCTACCTCACCGGCACCATGGGCAAGTCCCCGGGCTACGACCCGCTGGAGTATGCCATCCGCCAAGCCCACGCCCGCGGCATCGAGGTCCACGCCTGGTTCAATCCTTTCCGCGCGCTCTCGAATGCGAGCCAGCAGTGCTGCCCCAGCCACGTATCGCAAGCCTCCCCGCATATTACCAAGCGCTACGGCAACCTCGTCTGGTGCGATCCAGCCGCCACCGAGACCCGTGCCCGCGCCTTCGGGGTCATCCTCGATGTAGTCCAGCGCTACGACATCGATGGCGTGCACTTGGACGACTACTTCTACCCCTACCCGGAAGGCGGCCGCAGCTTCCCGGACGGCCGCAGCCCGGCGGTCCGCCGCAAGATCGTGGATGACTTCGTGCAGAAGCTTTACTCGGACGTGAAGCGGACCAAACCGTGGGTCCGCGTCGGCATCTCGCCCTTCGGCATCTGGCGTCCCGGCGTGCCGCAGGGGATCGAGGCCGGGATCGACGCCTACGAGCAGATCGGCTGCGATGCCCGCAAGTGGCTGGCCAGCGGCTGGGTGGACTACCTCGCCCCGCAGCTCTACTGGCGGGATCAGCCGCGCAAGCAGAGCTTCTCCGCCCTGCTCTCCTGGTGGCGCCAGCAGGGCAACCGCCCGGTCTGGCCCGGCATCGCCACCACCCGCATCGGCAGCTCGGAGGACCCCGGTCGCCCGGCCTCGGAGATCACCAGGCAGGTGGGCCTCTCCCGCAGCATCGGTAAGAACTGGGCCGGCCACATCCACTGGAGCGTGAAGGGCCTCACCCAGAACCGTGGCGGCATCTCGAACATGCTGGCCAAGGACGCTTATTCACAAGCCGCCCTCGTCCCGCCGATGCCATGGCTCAGCAACAAGGCCCCCGGCATGCCGCGCGCCAGTGCCGCGGGGAATGGCTCCGCCGTGCGGGTGGACCTGCAGAGCGGCGACCGCGCCACCTCGCGCTACGCCGTGCAGACCCGCTTCGGCAATCAATGGCGCATGGCCAAGGTCGTTTCCGCCGGTTCCAAGTCGATCGATCTGCCGGCCCTCGGCGGACGCCTCCCGGATGCTGTCGCGGTGAGTGCCGTGGACCGTTTCGGCAACCTCAGCGCGCCGGTAGTTCTGTCACGCTGAGCGCTTTCCGCTTGCATCCCGGCGGCGGTCCTGATGGAACGCAGCGCGAGGGAGCCCCCACTCCGGACAAGACATTGAATCTACTTTACTTTTGCGTAGTATCGGCGGCATAAACCGGCCGTCCCGCTACACCCTTCAGGCACTCCGTGCCGCTCCCTTGCCTCCTGATGAAAGTCCGATTGTTTGTCATGGGTTCCGCCGCGCTCCTCGCGGTCTGGCTTACCGCCACGTTTTTGCAGGACGTCCCCGTCGATAGCTACACCCAGTTCGGCCGCGGTTCCGTGCCGCTCTCTGCCAAGGTGAAGCCCGTGGCGAAGAAGCAGTCCACCGCTCTGGCCGCGGATCAGACGGGCGAGGAAGCCGCCCCGGTCGTGACCGTGGATTGAGCCGCAGGCTCTCCCGATTGAGTCTGGCATTTTCCCGTGGCTTTTGCCACGGTGACCGGCATGGGTGAAGAACCGCTCGTGTGCGATAACAAGCCGATGGGCTTGGAAGTCGAGGCAGGCGTCCACTGGTGGTGCGCCTGCGGCCGGTCCAGCCATCCGCCCTTCTGCGATGGCTGCCACAAGGGCACCGGCATCCAGCCGGTGAAGTTCGAGACCCTGGTCCAGACCACCGTCTGGTGGTGCCAGTGCAAGCACACCAAGACCCCGCCGCTTTGCGACGGGACGCACAAGCGGTTCCGGGCGTGAGAGCGCTTCTTTACCTCTAAGTCCCGGCAGGAACGACCGAGATTAGCCGGTGGCGTGAGCCACCGGTATCAGCATCGGGATAAGTAAGCCCCGGCAGGGGCGACACGGAGCGAACACCCGTGACGCTCCCCTCCTCACCTCACGCGTAAATCTTCTCGTAGTACTCCGTCACCATCCGGTCGGAATCGAAGAAGGGCACCACCTCGTTCATCGAGGTTAGCACCAGCTTCC
This is a stretch of genomic DNA from Luteolibacter rhizosphaerae. It encodes these proteins:
- a CDS encoding glycoside hydrolase family 10 protein — protein: MLARIAAFACLLSSLCAAQTYRPSGEKPPMPAREFRAAWAAVVHNIDWPSKKGLSSASQQAEMRAILDRMASLNMNALILQVRPHSDAVYQSSKEPWSPYLTGTMGKSPGYDPLEYAIRQAHARGIEVHAWFNPFRALSNASQQCCPSHVSQASPHITKRYGNLVWCDPAATETRARAFGVILDVVQRYDIDGVHLDDYFYPYPEGGRSFPDGRSPAVRRKIVDDFVQKLYSDVKRTKPWVRVGISPFGIWRPGVPQGIEAGIDAYEQIGCDARKWLASGWVDYLAPQLYWRDQPRKQSFSALLSWWRQQGNRPVWPGIATTRIGSSEDPGRPASEITRQVGLSRSIGKNWAGHIHWSVKGLTQNRGGISNMLAKDAYSQAALVPPMPWLSNKAPGMPRASAAGNGSAVRVDLQSGDRATSRYAVQTRFGNQWRMAKVVSAGSKSIDLPALGGRLPDAVAVSAVDRFGNLSAPVVLSR
- a CDS encoding CDGSH iron-sulfur domain-containing protein — protein: MAFATVTGMGEEPLVCDNKPMGLEVEAGVHWWCACGRSSHPPFCDGCHKGTGIQPVKFETLVQTTVWWCQCKHTKTPPLCDGTHKRFRA